In Candidatus Bathyarchaeia archaeon, the DNA window CTATTGAGCTCCTTTACAAAGGCTTCACTGAAAAGCTGCAGTCCAGCTAAGTTCGCAGGCAACGCAGCGTAGGCGTCCCAAGACCGCCAGTATCCTGTGAGAGCAAGTTTGAGCCTCTTGTCAGTCAAGTCTCGGGCAACCTCAGTGTCCAGAATCGTCAAGCACGGCGGCTCATGCCTTTTACCCCTGTGCACTTTTTGTATGTCTTCAGGAATCCGCACAACTAGGGTAACTTGACGGTCGAAAAGCTCCTCCCCATAACGTTTGATTGCAGCTTCTATTTGATCGACAGGCAGGCGAAGTCGGCTGGAGTAAGTGTAGGTTTCGTCTGGTTTCTTCTCGCCGAACCACAAATACTCCATGAAGTAATTCATCACGTACCGCATGTCACACGAAGCCTTCTCGTGCAGCAGCGGCTTGTTTTCAGGATGAAGAACCTCCAGAGTGACCTCCAGCTTCTTAGTCTCAGTTATCTCTGAACCATAACGGACGCTGAAATCCTCACCTTCTTCTGAAATTCTCTTCAGAACTTGATACCAAGCATCTGGCAGGTCGAAAGCTGTTATTTTAACGTGTTTCATGTCTCGCGACGCCCTCTATTTCTCTCACAAACTACATAAAAAATCAGCATATAAACATGGTTAACATGAGC includes these proteins:
- a CDS encoding thymidylate synthase; its protein translation is MKHVKITAFDLPDAWYQVLKRISEEGEDFSVRYGSEITETKKLEVTLEVLHPENKPLLHEKASCDMRYVMNYFMEYLWFGEKKPDETYTYSSRLRLPVDQIEAAIKRYGEELFDRQVTLVVRIPEDIQKVHRGKRHEPPCLTILDTEVARDLTDKRLKLALTGYWRSWDAYAALPANLAGLQLFSEAFVKELNSRGKDKCGNRWEEVHTGKMIMHSKNCHIYQRQWSLVEELLQAKKPTFAEKARISKSAC